The Armatimonadota bacterium nucleotide sequence GCCACAACGCCGTACGGCGGGCCAACGCCGCGGTCCTCACCGAGGCGTTCCGGGACCTGGCGTGGCTCCGCCCGCCCGCGGAGCCGCCCGGCGCCCACCACGTCTACAACCAGTACACCGTGCGCGTCGAGGGGCGCGATGCCTTCGCCCGCTACCTGGCGCGGGAGGGGATCGGGCACAAGGTCTTCTACCCGGTGCTCATTCCGCACACGCCGGCCTACCGGCGGCTGGGGTTCGACGGGCACTTCCCCGTCGCCGAGCGCCTCACCCGGGAGGTCCTCTCGCTCCCCGTCCACCCCGGGCTCGCCCCGCAGGACCTGCGGCGCATCGTCGACGTGGTGTCGGCCTACCGCCCGACATGAGGGACCGGGTCCGCGTCGCCGTGGTCGGCCTGGGGCAGTGGGGGCAGCACCACGTGCGCGCCCTGGCCTCGCTCCCGGGGGCCGACCTCGTCGGGGTGGTGGACCGCAAGGCCGCCACGGCGCGCGCCCTGGCGCACCGCTACGGCACCCGGGGCTACCTCGACCACCGCGACCTGCTCGGCGCGGTGGACGCGGCGGTCATCGCCGTCCCCACGGCCCTGCACTACGCGGTGGCCCGCGACTTTCTCGAGGCCGGGGCCCACGTCCTGGTGGAGAAGCCGATGACCACCACGCTGGATGAGGCGGAGGCGCTCACCGCCCTGGCGGGCGCGCGGGACCGGGTCCTGCTGGTGGGGCACATCGAGCGCTTCAAGCCGGCGGTGCAGCGCCTCTTCCCGCTGGTGCGGGCGCCGCTGGCGGTGCAGGTGCGGCGCGTCCGCCCCTACGACGTCACCCGGACGATGGACGTGGGCGTGGTCATGGACCTGATGATCCACGACATCGACATCGTCCAGGCGCTCGTCCCTGGGCGGATCGAGGAGATCCACGCCATCGGCGTCCGCGTGCACAACTCCCACGAGGACCTGGCCGTCGCCCAGCTGCGGCTGAACACCGGCTGTCTCGTCACCCTCACGGCCAGCCGGGTGGCGGCCACCAAGGCGGTCGACCTGGAGGTGACCATGGCCGACCGCGCCGTCCATCTGGACTTCCTCCACCAGACCCTCACCGTGCGCCACGACCGCGGCGAGACGCAGCGCATCAAGGTGGAGGCGCAGGAGACGCTGCGGCTGGAGCTGAACCACTTCCTGGCCTGCGTGCGGGGGGAGGCCCAGCCGCTGGTGAGCGGGGCGGACGGCCTGCGGGCCATGCGCCTGGCCACGATGGTGCTCGACCGCATGGTGGAGATCGCCCCGCCGGTCCGTGTCTAGGGGCCGCGTCCGGTTCCCGGTCCGTGGCTAGCCCCCGGTCGGCCGCCCCCTCGGGCTGGACCGCGCTGCGCGTGCGCAGCCGGGCCCGCGTCGACCTGGTCGACATCACCGAGACCGTCGAGGCCGCGCTGCCGGCAGAGGCGGAGGGGGCGCTCGCGCTCTTCGCCCCGCACACCACCGCGGCGCTGCTCGTGAACGAAGGGGAACCGGGCCTCCAGCAGGACCTGGTGGCCTGGCTCGAGCGGGTGGCGCCGCGCCAGGGCGCCTACGCGCACAACCGC carries:
- a CDS encoding Gfo/Idh/MocA family oxidoreductase, whose protein sequence is MRDRVRVAVVGLGQWGQHHVRALASLPGADLVGVVDRKAATARALAHRYGTRGYLDHRDLLGAVDAAVIAVPTALHYAVARDFLEAGAHVLVEKPMTTTLDEAEALTALAGARDRVLLVGHIERFKPAVQRLFPLVRAPLAVQVRRVRPYDVTRTMDVGVVMDLMIHDIDIVQALVPGRIEEIHAIGVRVHNSHEDLAVAQLRLNTGCLVTLTASRVAATKAVDLEVTMADRAVHLDFLHQTLTVRHDRGETQRIKVEAQETLRLELNHFLACVRGEAQPLVSGADGLRAMRLATMVLDRMVEIAPPVRV
- a CDS encoding secondary thiamine-phosphate synthase enzyme YjbQ, which translates into the protein MASPRSAAPSGWTALRVRSRARVDLVDITETVEAALPAEAEGALALFAPHTTAALLVNEGEPGLQQDLVAWLERVAPRQGAYAHNRVDRNADAHLRAVLLGPSLLVPVAGGRLHLGTWQRLFLAELDGPRTREVLVRLV